Proteins from a single region of Mumia flava:
- a CDS encoding FAD binding domain-containing protein, with the protein MKPAPFSYLRPTTLEEALSALAADPDAKVLAGGQSLVPLLSMRLAHPSALVDINGLDELAYVRSDEDGVRIGALARHADVESDDSAWRVQPLLRQALGLVAHPTIRNRGTTVGSLVHADAAAEMPAVATLLGARLLVASSEGRRTIDAEDLFIGPLESTLRHDELALELQVPALPARSGTAIDEVARRHGDYALCGVASVVSVGDSGAIESVRAAYLSVSLTPLVVDLSEAFADGTASDANLAAAGEIATGAVDPETDIHASADYRRHLAGILTRRVVARAHASVRTEEVR; encoded by the coding sequence GTGAAACCCGCTCCGTTCTCCTACCTGCGCCCGACGACCCTCGAGGAGGCCCTGAGTGCGCTCGCGGCCGACCCGGACGCGAAGGTCCTGGCCGGCGGCCAGAGCCTCGTGCCGCTGCTGTCGATGAGACTGGCGCACCCCAGCGCGCTGGTCGACATCAACGGCCTCGACGAGCTGGCGTACGTGCGCAGCGACGAGGACGGAGTCCGCATCGGGGCGCTGGCCCGTCACGCGGATGTCGAGTCCGACGACTCCGCGTGGCGGGTCCAGCCCTTGCTGCGCCAGGCGCTGGGACTGGTGGCCCATCCGACGATCCGCAACCGCGGGACGACGGTCGGGTCGCTGGTCCACGCCGACGCCGCGGCCGAGATGCCGGCCGTGGCCACGCTCCTCGGCGCTCGGCTCCTGGTCGCGTCGAGCGAGGGGCGGCGCACCATCGACGCCGAGGACCTGTTCATCGGTCCGCTGGAGTCGACCCTGCGCCACGACGAGCTCGCGCTCGAGCTCCAGGTGCCGGCGCTGCCCGCCCGCTCGGGCACCGCGATCGACGAGGTCGCCCGTCGGCACGGCGACTACGCCCTGTGCGGCGTCGCGTCGGTGGTCTCCGTCGGCGACTCGGGCGCGATCGAGTCGGTCCGCGCCGCGTACCTGTCGGTGTCGCTCACGCCTCTGGTCGTCGACCTGTCCGAGGCCTTCGCCGACGGCACGGCGAGCGACGCCAACCTCGCGGCCGCCGGCGAGATCGCCACCGGCGCAGTCGACCCCGAGACCGACATCCATGCCAGCGCGGACTACCGCCGCCACCTCGCCGGGATCCTGACCCGGCGGGTCGTGGCCCGCGCCCACGCCAGCGTCCGTACGGAGGAAGTCCGATGA
- a CDS encoding uracil-xanthine permease family protein, producing MSLFKWDVVYDGKTPPPGKAVGPRQRLSWGRTAGLGAQHVVAMFGATFVFPVVMGLDPNLAILFSGVCTIMFLLITNNMVPSYLGTSASFVAAVAAIRGQGGDSADVTGAILVAGLVLAAIGAAVHFAGTGFLHKLLPPAVTGAVVMLIGFNLAPVVAGVYWPQDQWIALLTATFMVMAAVLLPGFWGRIAVFLALIFGYVISWLSDIMFGQITSVTPVSGGEAVPHDRVDWSAVGDASWFGFPSGTLADGVSAVHAPSFSFTFILLVLPGVIALIAENTGHVKAVAEMTGDDLDPYMGRAIGADGVATAFASAFGGSPTTTYAENIGVMSATRIYSTAAYYVAALVAILLGLCPKFGAIVNAIPGGVLGGITVVLYGMIGLVGAKIWVENRVDFGDPVNIVGLAAGIIVGVGGVSLSFTDDFELGGIALGSILVIAYYHLVAWRKHEGTDEGSEEVTKAL from the coding sequence ATGTCGTTGTTCAAGTGGGACGTGGTGTACGACGGGAAGACACCACCGCCCGGCAAAGCCGTAGGACCCCGTCAGAGACTGAGCTGGGGCCGCACGGCCGGCCTCGGCGCCCAGCACGTCGTCGCGATGTTCGGTGCGACGTTCGTGTTCCCGGTCGTCATGGGGCTCGACCCCAACCTGGCGATCCTGTTCTCGGGCGTCTGCACGATCATGTTCCTGCTGATCACCAACAACATGGTGCCCAGCTACCTCGGGACGTCGGCCTCGTTCGTCGCGGCGGTCGCCGCGATCCGGGGCCAGGGCGGCGACTCCGCCGACGTCACCGGTGCCATCCTCGTCGCCGGTCTGGTGCTCGCGGCGATCGGTGCCGCGGTCCACTTCGCCGGGACCGGCTTCCTGCACAAGCTGCTGCCACCGGCGGTGACGGGTGCGGTCGTCATGCTGATCGGCTTCAACCTCGCTCCGGTGGTCGCCGGGGTCTACTGGCCGCAGGACCAGTGGATCGCGCTGCTCACCGCGACCTTCATGGTGATGGCGGCCGTGCTGCTCCCCGGCTTCTGGGGCCGCATCGCGGTCTTCCTCGCGCTGATCTTCGGCTACGTGATCTCCTGGCTGTCCGACATCATGTTCGGTCAGATCACCTCGGTGACGCCGGTATCCGGCGGCGAGGCCGTTCCGCACGATCGCGTGGACTGGAGCGCGGTCGGTGACGCGTCCTGGTTCGGCTTCCCGTCGGGCACGCTCGCCGACGGCGTCTCGGCGGTGCACGCCCCGAGCTTCTCGTTCACCTTCATCCTGCTCGTCCTGCCGGGCGTGATCGCACTGATCGCAGAGAACACCGGCCACGTCAAGGCCGTGGCCGAGATGACCGGCGACGACCTCGACCCGTACATGGGACGCGCGATCGGGGCCGACGGTGTCGCGACGGCGTTCGCGAGCGCGTTCGGCGGCTCGCCGACCACGACGTACGCCGAGAACATCGGCGTCATGTCCGCGACCCGGATCTACTCGACCGCGGCGTACTACGTCGCGGCGCTGGTCGCGATCCTGCTCGGCCTGTGCCCGAAGTTCGGTGCGATCGTCAACGCGATCCCCGGCGGCGTCCTCGGCGGCATCACCGTCGTGCTGTACGGCATGATCGGCCTGGTCGGCGCGAAGATCTGGGTCGAGAACCGCGTCGACTTCGGTGATCCGGTCAACATCGTCGGGCTCGCGGCAGGCATCATCGTCGGTGTCGGCGGTGTGAGCCTGTCGTTCACCGACGACTTCGAGCTCGGCGGGATCGCGCTCGGCTCGATCCTCGTGATCGCGTACTACCACCTGGTCGCGTGGCGCAAGCACGAAGGCACCGACGAGGGTTCAGAAGAGGTGACGAAGGCACTGTGA